The proteins below come from a single Miscanthus floridulus cultivar M001 chromosome 1, ASM1932011v1, whole genome shotgun sequence genomic window:
- the LOC136459327 gene encoding RING-H2 finger protein ATL72-like has translation MVLTWKILPLPLNFTRCSCRAYPSPVRFLSASRHLVYVYSRRALLLAPLHSYGENAAARKVVAGQQEAPASDGVRSRGGSSSTSSSFDANVVMILAVLLCALICALGLNSIVRCALQCSSRMSPRGAQRQPAAGAGEPGLSSVARFAQAGAWRKALRAMPTLVYSAGLLSPQAAGGGGPVCAICLAELEPGERVRVLPKCNHGFHVRCVDRWLLAWSTCPTCRQPLFGTPHKGSGCADDAGARAEPPVRAFLVPLRPESFITPYNI, from the exons ATGGTCTT aacttggAAAATTCTTCCCCTTCCACTTAACTTTACGCGCTGCTCCTGTCGTGCATATCCATCCCCCGTGCGATTTCTCTCTGCTTCGCGCCATCTCGTGTACGTGTACTCGCGGAGGGCGCTGCTGCTGGCTCCGCTGCACAGCTACGGGGAGAATGCGGCGGCGAGAAAGGTGGTGGCCGGGCAGCAGGAAGCCCCGGCGAGCGACGGTGTCAGGAGCAGAGGTgggagcagcagcaccagcagcagcttCGACGCGAACGTGGTCATGATCCTGGCCGTGCTCCTGTGCGCGCTCATCTGCGCTCTCGGTCTCAACTCCATCGTGCGGTGCGCGCTCCAGTGCTCCAGCCGGATGTCGCCCCGCGGGGCGCAGCGGCAGCCTGCCGCGGGGGCGGGGGAGCCGGGGCTGTCGTCGGTGGCACGGTTTGCGCAGGCCGGGGCGTGGCGGAAGGCGCTGCGCGCGATGCCGACGTTGGTCTACTCGGCAGGGCTGCTGTCGCCGCaggcagccggcggcggcgggcctgTGTGCGCCATCTGCCTAGCCGAGCTGGAGCCCGGGGAGCGCGTGCGGGTGCTGCCCAAGTGCAACCACGGCTTCCACGTCCGCTGCGTCGACCGCTGGCTGCTGGCGTGGTCCACGTGCCCGACGTGCCGGCAGCCACTGTTCGGCACGCCGCACAAGGGCTCCGGCTGCGCCGACGATGCCGGCGCCCGCGCCGAGCCGCCGGTGCGGGCGTTCCTCGTGCCGCTCCGCCCGGAAAGTTTCATCACGCCCTACAATATTTGA